ACTCTCGAACATCTCATGGTCCACCTCGACATCACCCTGCGGTGTCATTCTGGCCAATGAGAGAGTTTATAGAGGGGATCTTGCCACCAGGCTCTGGATGGTGGGATGGTCTGCCACTTGCTCCTCCATGATGTTTAGGGAGGATTTTTTGGTGTGCGCTGATCTCAGAAAAACCAGAATCTTGGCCCCATTGGTTCAGTTCGACTCATGTgttgcacgtacacacacgtcaCACACGTACACAATAATCAGGCTTGGCCTAAAAGTGAGACACAATTTGCTAtgagaacaaaaaaatatattcttttaaaaaattaagatttttttttatatataaataaaatattattttttagaactattaaataaatctgtaacATCAGTTACATGTTAACAGGtttaaaatgtggagaaatTCTAGAACAGACACCATATCCATTGTCTTTACGTACGCCTCTATATATGCCAAACGGTTCACCCTCAGCTTTATAAACAAGTGAGCCACTGTCTCCATGTTTACCAGCTACAGATATTATAAATTTATAACGTGTTTCTTCAACAATTTTACCCTTCTGCTTCTTAAACTTTTTGTCAGGgatttgtgtgtaaaaatatacTTTTGGATTTATTGGCTTTACCAACTTGATTTTGTAAACCATCACCAAGTAGGCTAGTGTCACCAAGTAATTTAATACATGTCTGATCTCTGTGTGAGGCAGTGTTACAAGATTCTGGAAATGCAGCCTTATAGATCAGTGTATGTTTTCCATTAGGGAAAGCAACGAGTATTTCAAAATTTTCTAAACCTTCAACAACATGTAATGCAGTCAGGATATGACCACAACTGTAATAACAACCATGTCCTCTTCTAATTTCTTCTCCATCTGTAATAATGATTTTGCACGGTATTTCTCTTCTAATCCCCTGCTCATGCTAGGATATTTCAGAATTTCTCTACTTTTGTAAACTACAGGGCCATTCATAGATTTTAGTTCATTTAAACAGTTCTCAATAATTTCCCTCTTACGCCAAGGCGAGTATGAGCTATTACCCAAATGAAAAACGTTAGAACGGTGTGATATAGACTTTAACATATCAACACACTTAAAAAATTTTGGGGGCATTTTCAAATGGAAAATGTTATAAAAGGGTTGTATATGGGAAATTTTTACTtgaaaaaattgttttatatgtAGCAGTGACGTTTATATGTGTTCCTCCAGAAAACcttgtcagaaggtgtttaattTCAAACTAAACTTACCTTATTTTGTGCACCTCAGCCTGGGGACCCAACAACTAAAATGGAGGAAGTGGTTTTCAGAGGATCGTACACCACATGCCTTTCTactagataataataataattatattaataaaaaaatgttttgtgtgtttgtttttttaaattatttattttattttattttatttatttatttttgtgctggtgtgtgtgtgtgtgtgtgtgtgtgtgtgcacgacaCATGAGTCACTGCAAGCCACTGGAAAACAACCAAGTCTCTGTTCAGGAGGGCTTGAATGTGCAGACCGCACACTCAGCCGGACTCATGCCGAGGTGTTACTTTTGAACATCTCCAGGTTCACCCCGACATCACCGTGGGGTGCCATAATGGCCAGTGAGAGTGTTTATAGAGGGGATAGTGCCATCAGGCTCTGGATGGTGGGTTGGTCTGCCGCTTGCTCCTCCATGATGTTTAAAGAGGATTTCCTGTTGCTGTTGCTGCAGACCTGTGAGGGCCTGATGCTGCTTCTCTTGCATCCTAGAAGATGGCTTGAGGCTGGACGATCTGTGCCAGGGGATTTGGCTCCATGTACATGTGGTTTTCGGTGTGTACTGATCTCCAGGTTTTTGTCATCAGTGTGGTAAATGTTCCCTGCCAGCAGGTGAAACTCAGCGGACTTGGGTTGCGCTTTTACATGAGCTTTAATTCCTCAGTCtggcagaaaacaaaaatgaaacggGAAATCCAGAGGCTTGGCCCCAATGGCTCAGTTCGACTCATGTGTTGAATGTACACGCACGTCACACACGTACACAATACTCAGGCTCAGAATAAAAGTGAGAGACAGTTTGCTATGATAACAAAAAAtgatattcttttaaaaaattaagacttttttttatataaataaaatattgttataAACCTTTTAAATAATTCTGTAATGTCAGTTTCTggttaggtttaaaaaaaataagttttttttatataaataaaaatttttttttagaactattaaataaatctgtaacGTCAGTGACATGTTAACAGGTTTCAAATGTGGAGAAATTTTAGAACAGACACCATATCCATTGTCTTTATGTACGCCTCTATATATGCCAAACGGTTCACCCTCAGCTTTATAAACAAGTGAGCCACTGTCTCCATGTTTACCAGCTACAGATATTCTAAATTCATAGTGTCTTTCTTTAACGATTTTACCGTCCTGCACGATTTCACCCTCCTGCACGATTTCACCCTCCTGCTTCTTAAACATTCCGTCAGGAGTTTGTATGTAAAAATATACACTTTTGGATTTATTGGCTTTACCAACTTGATTTTGTAAACCATCACCAAGTGGGTTAGTGTCACCAAGTAATTTAATACATGTCTGATCTCTGTGTGATTCAGTGTTACAAGATTTTGGAAATTTAGCCTTATAGATCAGTGTACATTTTCCATTACGGAAAGCAACGAGTATGTCAAAATTTTCTAAACCTTCAACAACATGAAACGCAGTCAGGACATGACCACAACCGTAATAACAGCCAAGTCCTTTtcttctaattttttttccGGCGGTAATAATAATTTCGCATGGTATTTCCCTTCTAATCATCGGCCTCATGCTGGGATCATATTTTAGAATTTCTCCACTTTCGTAAACTACAGGGCCTTTCGTagattttagtttatttaaacaGATCTTAATATTTTCACTCGTACACCAAGGTGGATGTGAGCTATTACCTGAATGAAGAATGTTAGAACCGTGTGAtatagactttttatttttaatttttttccaaaaaatatttttgaacattttaaaatgtaaattgtttgAAACGGATTGTATAGGCTTAGGAAATTTTGAATTCATACTATATTTTTTTCTACCTAGCAGTAACACCGTGCATGTACGTTTTCCTCCAGAAAACCTGCAAAATGAGAGAAATTCAGTGTGAGAAcagtaggattattattattattagtagtagtagtagtagtagtagtagtagtgtttaaCGACTGAGATATTTGCAGTAAGCAGTAATCTAATATAAAGTCACAGTTgcacaatatacactatacaaaCTGCTGTTTTTTCTACATCTATGAATGGAGATCagttattttacattatatacacacatggtTTGTGTAGGTAACACAACATTAGAAATCATTGGTTGAATTTTGACACTGGACTGTGACGGCATAACAACCCGGCAACACTGgctcaaacacaaatacacaaagctGAGGTGAAACACAGGACTGagagaaaatatttaatatggcCTCCTGACATTATTTGTCGTGTTTTAAGCATGTAGTATAAGCTGCTACGAATATGTATAGCTAACATGGAAAATAAaacatggaaaataaaaataaggcaCATGGTAAGCTATCAGCTATTTTTTTCTACATGTTTTAAGCATGTAGTATAAGTTGGTATGAATATGTATAGCTAACATCacggaagaaaaaaataaggcacATGATAAGCTATTTTTTCTACCATGTATACTATGTGGCTCGTTATGTCACTTGTCTCTTGACTCCTTTATAGCAATAAATATTGATTTTACTCAGTTTCTATGTAATGTACACTAACTAGCAATACTTTGATAACCTCACCCTTTACCACCAAAGTTATAGACAGGTACATATAAAAACAAGGCTAACTTTAGCAATTTGCTAAACTGACACTTACAAACTCACAAGTCTAgtcataattatattatttatgcaaataaaagCCCGTTAAAGTTGCAAAAACTTTAAAAGACACTCACCACTTCCCCCGTTATTTTTTCTTAGGCACTAACACAGAGAACATAAAACTGATTCGCTTTATATTGGTTGTCAGCCAATCATATTTTGATGATTGACTACAAAGCCATAAATGGGCAAAAACCACATCTACCTACCTGAATGCAGTTTTTACATTCCTTCAAACCTCTAGCATGACTTGATATGACCCACCTAATTTTACAAGAAAGACTTGTACTTCTGAGTAAACGAAACCGGTGATGCACTAACTCCAGTGATCTGCTTTCATCCTTGATGAGTTATTGTTGTACTTTGTGTCATGTGCTCTTCATAAATGATTTCATTAATAAGatcaaaaatgtcaaataatgaTAGATTATGATAGCTTGTGGGCTGCTGTGGCTctggtggtagagtgggttgtccactaatcgtagggttggcggttcgattcctgaccCAAacgactccacatgctgaagtgtccttgggtaagacactgaaccccaagttgctcccaagttgctcccaagttgctcccaagttgctcccaagttgctcccaagttgctcccaagttgctcccaagttgctcccaagttgctcccaagttgctcccaagttgctcccaagttgctcccaagttgctcccaagttgctcccaagtTGCTGGATCACTTTTAATGACTAGGAATAGCTGTAAGTTTCATTACCTGTTttacctttgcaggtgttttggagttaattagctgattagagtcttctcaggtcaacatattattataaattctttattctaattctttgagatactggatttttgatttccgtgagctgtaagccataatcaagattaaagcaaacaaaaaaaaggcttgaaatatttcactttacgtGTAATGAATctgaaatatatgaaagttccacttttgaatgaaattacagggggaaaaaaaagaacttttccacgatattctgatttttttcagatgcacctgtatgtcaATATGAAACCTCCACTTTATCTTCACCATCCTAGGAAATGTTATAGTTGCACAGAACTCACATCAGGGAGTTTTTTCCATACCGCTCTCTCCTCTGGAATGCTCATTAGGaataatttactttaattatgaataatgaaattatttatttattatcctgATTTATATCAGGATTTCTATAATCCACTTTGTGACATTGTCTATTATTAAAAGCACTATTAAAATAACACTGAATTAATGTGCTTTTTCTAGCTCGGAGTAAATGAAACGGATGATAGAAAAACTACAGTGATCTGTCCTTGACCTTtctgattaatttttttctttcaataaacAATTTCAATTTGGtttatagggttttttttagtaAGTTTTATAAGTCTTTCATCAGATTAGTTACATGGCAAAGTTAGGAACTTTTAATGCCATTTAACATCCTTTGTTGCTCATTTGTTCTTGACAAGTTGTAGGATCACTTTTAATGACTAGAAGTAGCTGTAAGTTTCATAACCTGTTTTACTCGttttatagttttgtttttacttatgcacctttctttcatttgttgatAATTAGTGCtgccattgtatttatttatatacttctttcatgtgaaaaataatgacacctgatggaaattgttggcatttttgacatatttggacgagcaaacatttgatcagctTTGAAACAtggcctattaataaagttgatgtattTGAACACCACTGcaattaaacaaaagaaaattagcttttttcaataatttattcaacaaaaatatcaataaatgtgatgttcttctgtggaaaaagtaagtacacccttggcctcagaagctagtaatgtcccctttagcagaaataatttcttgtaggcgttttgcgtaattgtccaccagtctctgacatcggtttgctggaaattttgaccacttttccatgcaatattctttcagctgcaagatgtttgagggtgttcttgcatgtactgcctgtttcagtgtctaattgatattttattgccatagtgtgaagctgctttagacaaacacacGGTTCCTAATTTACACATTTAGAATGTCACTTGTTAGAAAGTGTTTTATAATTTTAGATTTCATGCCTGCTGTACAGAAAGGTACGGGCTGACACAGAAAAACAATTGGGCCTTCTGTTCAGTAAGACTCAGGattcatctaactcaatacacacttagaatataacttgattaaTAAGTGCACTATGGATTTAAATTATGCttctaaaaaataattctgtaataaaattaattaaaaatagtaataacatgttggttatacatattAGATTATACTTTATTAACATTTCCAAATTTTAGTTAACacattgattacactttatatcCTATATATTTCTCCCCTCTGGGACATACTAAGTCTCACCTATCTCAAGAGAGTAATCTCACAATCCAGTCCCTTCTTTAACACTAACTAGTGATCAATGTATGATCACATCAGCCATCTACCAATGACCAAATCCTGAAACCACTCTCTTGTGGAGACCAGAAACAAACATCTCTTTCCAGCATAGACCAGGAAAGAGTAAAAGATTCTGTCTCCCTGTCCCTATCCATAAAAATCAAGCATCGTGTTCGTAAGCATGAGCGTTCATTTGGTTCAGCACTTTCCCGTGTTTGTCACGGTTATGTAGAGTACAAAGTTGATTAAACCCATATAGGTAAtccaaattatttatttatatatatatatatatatatatatatatatatatatatatatatatatatatatatatatatatatatattagtgtggtCTCTCCTCAGAAGCCgaccaggccaaaataataaacaaaaataccctctaaCTGTACTCAAAGAAAACTAACTACTCTACaagaaaagtaaacaaaaatacactttcttccctcactccctagctaacccaaaaccacgagaaaagaagaatcaacaTAAATGGCACCGACTTCCTGCTAATCACTATAACAGTGCACTATTTACAAAGGTGACTATTAGGGTGCTACTTTACAAaataatatgtacatatatacacaagtgtagCACTCGATTGGTAACGGGGCAgggcataaacaaagtcaaagacaggcagaaggtcatacacaggGGAAATCAACACAGAAAAAGCACTTCTCACTACACACAAAGCAACGGCAACGATCTGCCCCGCaatggagactgacgaggcttaagtacacttccAGAGACATGCAGCCAACCAATCCTATTGCACAAGGTTGGAGCAGGCGTGGACAAGGTGTGATCATCCAGTAGTAAGCCAGAACGTGATGCATGCAGTAGGTGGGGcctagagaagggggaggagacaaatgaaacccatcccaccactggcacagacacacaaatggcacatagagcaaacagaaatacattggaGAACGTAACTCACCCTTGAGGAGAGGTTAGGCTACCACTTGCACCCAAGGCATGGCTCATCAAACAACTTCATCCTTACTGGGGGAACTGGAATCTGCTTCATCCTGTTGCAGTTGTTCTGAGACCTAATCTGTCTTAGGATCCCAACCAAGGCCAATCCCTCCTGGGGTCGAACACCCCTAAGTACACCTGTTCTCCGGTAGGCACTGGACAAGGAGCATCTTTCTCCTTTCTCAGTCCCTAGATCtgttcctgtgaatagatagcttcaCACATAGCAGTTAGTTATCGCATATATGCTCTTAGTTCCATCTGAAACTACTCCAGCGGCAGTCCTTCATAAGGACCTCTGAGATATAGATATATGCTGTACAGAAAGGTACAGGTTGACAGAAAAACAATTGGGCCTACTGTTCAGTAAGACATAGAATTCAGCTAACTCAAaacacacttagaatataaaTTGATTAATAAGTGTACTATGGATTTAAATTATGCTtctaagtaataattctaaatgttggttatacatgttagattatactttattaacatatccaaatattagtaaactttgtagttacacacattgattacactttatattctttaatagtagtaataataataatgaatgttatgggtattttttataaaatttttgtgCTGGTTTTAGGAGGGTGTGTTACATATcaggactggaggcggatgcaggtcaaagtctttattaacagtagacaaacacaggaaacgcggtcttcaccaggaaaacaagaaactggTATCATGGCTTGAAACCAGAGCAGGGCATGAAACCAGACCGCTCAACATGCTAACGCATTCACTATCGTAATCAAACATAACCGGGAACCGCATCAGACGTTTGGTACAAACTATAATACTGCACGAAGTGCGCAGTCACAcggggggtttaaataacaggggcgtaacagaacccccctccaaagggtgctcctcccAGAGCACCAAGAACCCCCGCCAACGGGGGCCCCAGGCCCCTGTGCGAGCTGTCTCTTGCTGCCACAAaaagcgaggcagcctccgtcGGGCAGCAGAGGGGAGGAGCAGcacccccaccggggttgaaagtcggAGCACCGACCCAGGCGGCGCTGAAAGTGGAATGCAGGGCGCCACCCCCAGCGGCTCTGGAACAGAAACGCTGGGCACCGCCCCCGATAGGACGGGAAcgctgggcggcgtccccagcgggactggagggctgggcggcgtccccagcgggactggagggctgggcggcgtccccagcgggactggagggcagcaggacagcttcctcggctgtgcagggcagcgggacgacctcctcggctgtgctggacagcaggacagcttcctcggccatgcagggcagcgggacggccttcTCTGtcgggctggacagcaggacagcttcctcggctgtgcagggcagcgggacaacCTCCTCAGCCGCCTCAAGCTGTCGCactgaggtcaccatgttgacctcaggtgggagctccacagctgagacctccccgtaggcctcaggctggagctctgctgtcctcgGCATGAAACCAGACCGCTTAACATGCTAACGCATTCGCTATCGTAATCAACCATAACCGGGAACGGCATCAGACGTTTAGTACAAACTATAATACTGCGAGAAGTGCGCAGTTACACGGGGGGTGGTTTAAATAGCAAAcctaatcaaaccaaaacatggacacctggggcaaatcagaggCATGATCAAACTTAATTCAATGTCTAAGCGGGAAgcgaacgaaaacaaaagagtcacgtgaccagtcagaagccgtgccgcagtgccatctgctggccgtggcgtaacagggtgatttttattaattttttttaacctcctaTTTATGTCtaatttttaacttttttttgtctttagtattacatattttaagactttttttgttttgttttccaggcATAGTGttttagcctttttttcttctttttttaactaattGACAATCCAGTAGCCCTACATGCTTAGAAATGGTCAAATGTGAAGGAGAACTCAGCCTTTAACAAGCTGCCTGTCCCCCTATCTCTCTTAATGAGCTGAGCctgagtggtgtgtgtgggtgtgtgcacaACACATGAGCCAATGCGAGCCACTGGACAGCAGCCAGGTCTCTGTTCAGGAGGTCTTGAATGTGCAGCCCTCACTCTCAGCCAGCCTCATGCTGAGGCATTACTCTCGAACATCTCCAGATACACCTGGACATCACCCT
This Ictalurus furcatus strain D&B chromosome 1, Billie_1.0, whole genome shotgun sequence DNA region includes the following protein-coding sequences:
- the LOC128603891 gene encoding uncharacterized protein Rv2082-like yields the protein MPRTAELQPEAYGEVSAVELPPEVNMVTSVRQLEAAEEVVPLPCTAEEAVLLSSPTEKAVPLPCMAEEAVLLSSTAEEVVPLPCTAEEAVLLPSSPAGDAAQPSSPAGDAAQPSSPAGDAAQRSRPIGGGAQRFCSRAAGGGALHSTFSAAWVGAPTFNPGGGAAPPLCCPTEAASLFVAARDSSHRGLGPPLAGVLGALGGAPFGGGFCYAPVI